Proteins encoded together in one Salvelinus fontinalis isolate EN_2023a chromosome 6, ASM2944872v1, whole genome shotgun sequence window:
- the LOC129856866 gene encoding protein asteroid homolog 1-like, giving the protein MGIQGLARFIKDHGEILTDDHFRHSRLIIDGSSIFHILYSTSGVDQQHGGDYDGFEDQVCKFFKALRDCSIEPFVVIDGGSDHTDKKFETIRQRVQSKINNLSMGLQGDTIIPVLVKQVFKQVLSSLNVPFAQCIFEVDQEIASLAQRWNCPVLSNDSDFNIYEIQAGYLPILHFQWQNASVQGGSSQNYIPCKRYTTTSFCRHYNINRQLLPVFAAIAGNDYVNLQDMGFPIKWKGYPPMEPNQKPRVVFFNRLLDWLARFQGQREALDSVPSLIGHGINRDNMDAALLALSLGIEEYKPQLGCLERFFNDGKAPDPSHLPDHLRVLPDWTLLPLMKGTLPSYMIYILLLRPVIQAVQVEDPSFPSGNITSRPIRQVFYGLLLGERKEVEEYDREDTDLTSSKVKAVLPSAARQLQLHKLDQAPHPVRLEVFLETLGVSQSTLNGVPPHLGLPVAVTYYWLRHAHLQPDRPLLQALLLGLVYGELCRQRKSQREEGPVLERLRGLIQRGARSPDLGVAHAFSQWQYCMRDGLDLNQLLCFPLLEPQCAWLYKGTMVHQLVAKLRGGVTPDSLLMEDSSSEQLYRAMLEAILNSHETEATGQQPLTQPR; this is encoded by the exons ATGGGTATCCAGGGTTTGGCCAGATTTATAAAGGATCATGGAGAGATTTTAACAGATGATCACTTCAGACACAGCAGGTTGATAATAGATGGTAGTAGTATCTTCCACATTCTTTATTCTACCTCAGGTGTGGATCAGCAGCATGGAGGGGATTATGATGGTTTTGAGGACCAGGTCTGCAAGTTCTTTAAGGCTCTGAGAGATTGTAGCATTGAACCTTTTGTGGTTATAGATGGAGGCTCCGACCACACCGACAAAAAGTTTGAAACTATCCGACAACGAGTTCAATCAAAGATCAACAACTTGTCTATGGGGCTTCAGGGGGACACAATAATACCAGTCCTCGTCAAACAAGTCTTCAAACAGGTCCTCTCCAGCCTGAATGTGCCATTCGCACAGTGCATCTTTGAAGTAGACCAAGAAATAGCCTCCTTGGCTCAAAGGTGGAACTGTCCGGTCCTGTCCAATGACAGTGACTTTAATATTTATGAAATCCAGGCAGGATATCTGCCCATCTTACATTTTCAGTGGCAGAACGCGTCTGTGCAAGGGGGGAGTTCTCAAAATTACATCCCCTGCAAGCGGTACACCACAACAAGCTTCTGCAGACACTACAACATCAACAGACAGCTTCTCCCAGTCTTCGCTGCCATCGCAGGAAACGACTATGTCAACTTGCAGGACATGGGCTTTCCCATCAAGTGGAAAGGCTACCCGCCGATGGAACCCAATCAGAAGCCAA GGGTTGTCTTCTTCAACAGGTTGCTGGATTGGCTGGCCCGTTTCCAGGGACAGCGGGAAGCCTTGGACTCTGTGCCCAGCCTCATCGGTCATGGGATCAACAGAGACAACATGGATGCTGCCCTCCTGGCCCTCTCTCTGGGCATAGAAGAGTACAAGCCTCAACTCGGTTGCCTGGAGAGGTTCTTCAATGATGGCAAGGCTCCTGATCCCAGCCATCTCCCAGACCATCTGCGTGTCCTTCCAGACTGGACCCTGCTGCCGTTGATGAAGGGGACACTTCCCTCCTACATGATATACATTCTGCTGCTGAGGCCAGTGATACAGGCTGTCCAAGTGGAAGATCCCAGCTTCCCTAGTGGGAACATCACCTCTCGGCCCATACGGCAGGTATTCTACGGGCTGCTGCTGGGTGAGAGGAAGGAAGTTGAGGAGTATGACAGGGAAGACACGGACCTGACCAGCAGCAAGGTTAAAGCCGTCCTGCCCAGTGCTGCACGACAGCTGCAGCTACACAAGCTGGATCAG GCTCCACATCCAGTTCGGCTTGAGGTGTTTTTGGAGACCCTTGGTGTGTCCCAGTCCACTTTGAATGGTGTCCCACCTCATCTGGGACTTCCTGTGGCTGTTACCTACTACTGGCTGAGGCACGCCCATCTCCAACCAGACCGTCCTCTCCTGCAGGCCCTGCTACTAGGACTGGTGTACGGAGAGCTCTGCAGACAGAGGAAGAGCCAGAGAG AGGAGGGACCAGTGTTGGAGAGGCTGAGAGGGCTGATTCAGAGAGgtgctaggagtccagacctggGTGTGGCCCACGCCTTTAGCCAATGGCAGTATTGCATGAGGGATGGCCTTGACCTGAACCAACTGCTGTGCTTCCCTCTACTGGAGCCTCAGTGTGCCTG GCTGTACAAGGGAACTATGGTGCACCAGCTTGTGGCCAAactgagagggggggtgaccCCGGATTCTCTCCTGATGGAAGACTCTTCCTCTGAGCAGCTGTACAGAGCCATGCTGGAAGCCATACTCAACTCCCATGAAACTGAGGCCACTGGACAACAGCCATTGACTCAGCCCcggtaa